Proteins from a single region of Lentimicrobium saccharophilum:
- a CDS encoding HAL/PAL/TAL family ammonia-lyase — MTLIIKGSGLTIEDVVDVARHGKQVDLHPEAIQRIQACRAMLEKKIVAGEIMYGVNTGIGEFSEVVLNDDQVKEFQKYLIYNHAAGIGEAMPAEHVRGAMLGRINVHAHGNSGVRPEITMTLVEMLNKGVTPYVCQKGSVGASGDLAPMSQIALLMMGEGKAFYKGKLLDGKEAMEKAGIPIPGLKARDGLATINGSNVLTAMSAIFLYDANNWLKQAEIAAALSLEALKANMKPYNALLHEVRGFKGAVRSANAIRRLVEGGDLAENRIKCKVQDAYSMRSTPQVIGAAHDAIAWAKSQVEIELNGVGDNPIFFPDQNLQLSGANFQGTPVAVPMDMAGSVITMVSVMSERRMNRLNNPALSVGLPAFLTKGAGMFSGLMLSQYTADMQIVEQRILSMPASIQSIPAAADQEDFVSMGMNTALKNNMILDNAYGILGIEFMAAAQALDFREYAFGRGVTKAKEVIRRHVEFLDIDRPLYNDHNKMKELVKSCEILNEVEAVVGKLDG; from the coding sequence ATGACACTTATTATCAAAGGCAGCGGACTGACCATTGAGGATGTGGTTGACGTCGCACGGCACGGAAAACAGGTTGATCTGCATCCCGAAGCCATTCAGCGCATACAGGCATGCAGGGCCATGCTGGAGAAAAAAATTGTTGCCGGTGAAATTATGTACGGCGTGAATACCGGTATTGGCGAGTTTTCGGAAGTAGTTCTCAATGATGACCAGGTAAAGGAGTTTCAGAAGTACCTGATATACAACCATGCCGCGGGCATCGGCGAAGCCATGCCTGCCGAGCATGTGCGGGGGGCCATGCTGGGCCGCATCAATGTGCATGCCCACGGAAATTCAGGTGTAAGGCCCGAAATCACCATGACACTGGTGGAAATGCTGAACAAAGGCGTTACCCCTTATGTATGCCAGAAAGGATCGGTCGGAGCCAGCGGTGACCTGGCGCCCATGTCGCAGATCGCCCTGCTGATGATGGGTGAAGGGAAGGCATTTTACAAAGGAAAACTGCTGGATGGAAAGGAAGCCATGGAAAAGGCCGGCATCCCCATCCCGGGGCTGAAAGCCCGTGACGGACTGGCCACCATCAACGGGAGCAATGTGCTCACCGCCATGAGTGCCATTTTTCTTTACGATGCCAATAACTGGCTGAAGCAGGCCGAAATCGCTGCTGCCTTGTCATTGGAGGCGCTTAAAGCAAATATGAAACCCTACAATGCCCTGCTGCATGAAGTCCGGGGATTCAAGGGGGCCGTAAGAAGTGCAAACGCCATCCGCCGGTTGGTTGAAGGCGGCGATCTCGCAGAAAACCGCATCAAATGCAAGGTTCAGGATGCATACTCCATGCGTTCCACACCACAGGTGATCGGCGCTGCCCACGATGCCATCGCCTGGGCGAAATCGCAGGTTGAAATTGAACTGAACGGCGTCGGCGACAATCCTATCTTTTTCCCCGACCAGAACCTGCAACTCTCCGGCGCCAACTTCCAGGGAACCCCGGTGGCCGTGCCCATGGATATGGCCGGATCGGTAATTACCATGGTAAGCGTAATGTCAGAACGCAGGATGAACCGCCTCAATAACCCGGCGCTCAGCGTGGGATTACCGGCATTCCTCACCAAAGGCGCAGGCATGTTTTCGGGCCTGATGCTCAGTCAGTATACCGCCGATATGCAGATCGTAGAACAACGCATCCTGAGTATGCCCGCCTCCATTCAATCCATTCCAGCGGCTGCCGATCAGGAAGACTTTGTATCCATGGGCATGAACACTGCCCTTAAGAACAACATGATCCTTGACAATGCCTATGGCATCCTCGGCATTGAATTTATGGCAGCAGCGCAGGCGCTCGATTTCAGGGAATATGCCTTCGGCAGGGGCGTTACCAAAGCCAAAGAAGTAATCCGCCGTCATGTTGAATTTCTCGATATCGACCGCCCGCTCTATAACGATCACAACAAGATGAAAGAGCTGGTGAAATCCTGTGAAATCCTCAACGAGGTGGAAGCAGTTGTCGGTAAACTTGATGGCTGA
- a CDS encoding IS4 family transposase, whose translation MHKDKYVFAQLTSFLDRNKFNYIVRKYDGDRYVKHFTCWNQLLSLMFGQLSNRESLRDLVVALDAHHSKAYHLGLGKNVSKSSLARANQDRDYRIFEEDAYYLVNEARHKRASDIFKLGGNVYAFDSTTVDLCLSVFWWAKFRKKKGGIKVHTLYDVETKIPAFFHITEASAHDSTAMKEIPYEPGSYYIFDRAYNHFKMLYKIHRIEAFFVVRAKNNLQYKTIKWKRRLPKNVLSDLTVELTGFYPKQYYPEQLRLVKYWDEEQKRELVFLTNATHVSALQVAELYKNRWQVELFFKWLKQHLKIKKFWGTTANAVRIQIYVAMCTYCLVAIVQKDMRLDRSTYEVLQILGISLTDKTNLLDLFDRTKFQNDKERFRLNEPNLFNF comes from the coding sequence ATGCATAAGGATAAATACGTTTTCGCCCAGCTAACATCTTTCTTGGATAGGAATAAGTTCAACTATATTGTCCGCAAATATGACGGGGACAGATATGTTAAACACTTCACTTGTTGGAACCAACTTCTTTCCCTGATGTTCGGACAATTGTCAAACCGTGAAAGTCTCAGGGATTTGGTTGTCGCGCTTGACGCCCATCACTCCAAAGCTTATCATTTGGGTTTGGGCAAGAACGTATCAAAATCATCTCTGGCCAGAGCCAATCAAGACAGGGACTACCGCATCTTTGAAGAGGACGCTTATTATCTGGTAAACGAGGCCAGACATAAACGGGCTTCTGACATCTTCAAACTTGGGGGCAATGTCTACGCTTTTGATTCAACGACGGTTGACTTGTGCCTTTCCGTGTTCTGGTGGGCAAAGTTTCGCAAGAAAAAAGGCGGGATCAAAGTGCATACATTATATGATGTGGAGACAAAGATACCGGCGTTTTTCCATATCACCGAAGCTTCGGCGCACGACTCTACCGCGATGAAAGAAATCCCCTATGAACCAGGATCATATTACATATTTGACCGTGCGTACAACCACTTCAAGATGTTGTACAAGATTCATCGGATAGAAGCTTTCTTCGTTGTCAGGGCAAAGAATAACCTCCAATACAAGACAATCAAATGGAAAAGAAGGTTGCCCAAGAACGTGCTTTCAGATTTAACTGTTGAATTGACGGGGTTTTATCCCAAACAATATTATCCAGAGCAACTTCGATTGGTCAAATATTGGGATGAAGAACAAAAACGCGAGCTGGTATTCTTGACCAACGCCACGCACGTTTCAGCGCTTCAAGTCGCCGAACTTTACAAGAACCGCTGGCAAGTCGAGCTTTTCTTCAAATGGCTGAAGCAACACCTGAAAATCAAGAAATTTTGGGGAACTACAGCAAATGCAGTTCGGATCCAAATCTACGTCGCTATGTGCACGTACTGCCTAGTAGCGATCGTCCAAAAAGACATGCGACTCGACAGAAGTACATACGAGGTCTTGCAGATCTTGGGCATATCATTAACAGATAAAACCAATCTTCTGGATCTGTTCGATAGAACTAAATTTCAAAATGACAAAGAACGTTTTAGGCTTAATGAGCCAAATTTGTTTAATTTTTAA
- a CDS encoding SusC/RagA family TonB-linked outer membrane protein — protein sequence MRKFALMLALLIFAGVQVVLAQTTVTGTVSSSEDGKGIPGATVLVKGTTVGLTTDMSGKYSINVPASGRILQFSFVGMKTKEVTIGNQTVINVVLDPDIMDIEGVVVTALGISREKKSLGYAVQDVGAEDLTRTGNNSLLGALQGKVAGVEIKPSSGMPGASSQFQIRGARSFTGNNTPLYVVDGMPISSTPAYSTGNSVTGADISNRAIDINPADIESIEVLKGQAAGALYGIRASNGVIIITTKSGKNNKVGRPVVNFSHTSSFDQVSRTPDYQTTYAQGTGGNYVPTSSMSWGPKINDLPNDPVRGGNVVNDLTNEWGLQEGKFYVPQLDQAGLNPWVTPQVFNNWDDYFQTGYTMANNISISQATNEGNFSLGFSNTEQTGIALNTGMTRYNVRANAERNLNKNFTTGFSANYSTVTIDKLSGANDGSLAGVLAAPSSYNLKGYPYHRPGEPTRQIYYRGGSFDNAYWVEHNNTFNENTNRFFGNAFVNFKTELDASKSLNIRYQAGADTYTTHLQDIFGYGSRGNSRGVIDNYGTTNTIFNSLLTGAFDWNITEDFDFNFVLGNEINHENTKGYTESGQNFNFPGWNHIGNASVVTANESQWANRTVGVFGSLSLSWKSMIFLNATGRNDVVSTMPRDNRTFFYPSVGASFVATEMSALQEIDWLSYAKVRASYAEVGQAGTYYENFFTIPAYGGGFWVGTPIQYPIGGISAYIPSDERYDPNLKPQNTKSTEFGIDLKFFNNRFGVDYTFSKQNVTDQIFPVPLAGSTGASTLVMNGGAVTTDAHEIVLYVTPIKTKDFTWDINLNYTKLTNMVDELAPGVESIFLGGFVTPQVRAGIGNTFPVIYGTSFVRDDNGNIVVVDNPGAWNHGFPQAGDPDVIGEVSPDFILNGTTTLSYKSLSLSTVFEWKQGGEMYSGSNGLLDLYGMSAVTEDRESTFIYPGVKPDGTPNDIVRGGPNDPRAVENLYANVLSNVDEYYIHENSFVKLREVSLRYRLPKNIYKTATAGISLYARNILIWSALRNIDPETSQGNTNMGGSFERFSLPQTTSYGFTIDVTF from the coding sequence ATGAGAAAATTTGCATTGATGCTTGCACTTTTGATTTTCGCCGGAGTGCAGGTAGTTCTGGCACAAACCACCGTTACAGGTACGGTTTCCAGTTCAGAGGATGGCAAAGGCATTCCCGGAGCTACTGTACTTGTAAAAGGAACAACTGTTGGTCTCACCACCGACATGAGTGGGAAGTACTCCATCAACGTTCCCGCCAGCGGACGTATCCTTCAGTTTTCGTTTGTGGGAATGAAAACCAAAGAGGTAACCATTGGCAATCAGACAGTAATCAATGTAGTCCTTGATCCGGATATTATGGATATCGAAGGAGTTGTTGTTACTGCGCTGGGTATCAGCCGGGAGAAAAAATCTCTGGGTTATGCCGTACAGGATGTAGGCGCTGAAGACCTTACCCGCACAGGCAACAACAGTTTGCTTGGCGCACTGCAGGGAAAAGTAGCCGGTGTCGAAATCAAGCCTTCGAGCGGTATGCCCGGCGCCTCTTCACAGTTTCAGATCAGGGGTGCCCGTTCATTTACCGGAAACAACACACCTTTGTATGTTGTTGATGGAATGCCTATTTCATCAACCCCTGCTTATTCGACAGGAAACAGTGTTACCGGCGCAGACATTTCAAACCGTGCCATTGACATCAACCCCGCCGATATCGAGAGTATCGAAGTCCTCAAAGGACAGGCTGCAGGTGCTTTGTATGGCATCCGTGCTTCCAACGGTGTAATCATTATCACCACCAAAAGCGGTAAAAACAATAAGGTTGGCCGTCCGGTAGTTAACTTCAGTCATACCAGCAGTTTCGATCAGGTTTCAAGAACACCTGATTACCAGACCACCTATGCACAGGGTACCGGTGGAAACTATGTTCCGACCTCTTCTATGTCGTGGGGTCCGAAAATCAACGATCTGCCGAATGATCCCGTTCGCGGAGGAAATGTTGTTAATGACCTCACCAATGAATGGGGATTGCAGGAAGGTAAATTCTATGTGCCCCAGCTTGATCAGGCAGGCCTTAATCCATGGGTTACTCCTCAGGTGTTTAACAACTGGGACGATTACTTCCAGACAGGTTATACCATGGCCAATAACATCAGTATTTCCCAGGCTACCAATGAAGGTAACTTTTCTCTCGGTTTCAGCAATACCGAACAAACCGGTATCGCATTAAATACCGGCATGACCCGTTACAATGTAAGGGCAAATGCCGAAAGAAACCTCAACAAGAATTTCACTACAGGATTTTCAGCCAATTATTCAACAGTAACGATTGACAAGTTATCAGGTGCCAATGACGGTTCATTGGCCGGGGTGCTTGCAGCACCTTCAAGCTATAACCTGAAAGGTTATCCTTACCACAGGCCAGGCGAACCAACCCGTCAGATATATTATCGTGGCGGAAGTTTTGACAATGCTTACTGGGTTGAACACAACAACACCTTCAATGAAAACACCAACCGTTTCTTCGGTAATGCATTCGTCAACTTCAAGACTGAACTCGATGCCAGCAAGTCGCTGAATATCCGGTACCAGGCAGGAGCAGACACCTATACAACCCACTTGCAGGACATCTTCGGCTATGGCAGCAGGGGTAACTCAAGAGGGGTTATTGACAACTATGGTACAACCAATACCATTTTCAACTCCCTGCTTACCGGTGCATTTGACTGGAATATTACCGAGGATTTTGATTTCAATTTTGTGCTTGGTAATGAGATTAACCACGAAAATACCAAAGGTTATACCGAATCCGGCCAGAATTTCAATTTCCCTGGCTGGAACCACATCGGAAATGCCAGCGTTGTAACGGCCAACGAGTCACAATGGGCCAACAGAACTGTCGGTGTATTCGGAAGTTTGTCCCTCTCCTGGAAATCAATGATCTTCCTGAATGCAACAGGCAGAAACGACGTTGTTTCGACTATGCCGAGAGACAACAGGACTTTCTTCTACCCGTCAGTGGGCGCATCATTTGTTGCAACTGAAATGAGTGCCCTCCAGGAAATTGACTGGCTCTCTTATGCTAAAGTCAGGGCTTCATATGCAGAAGTAGGCCAGGCTGGTACTTATTATGAAAACTTCTTCACAATTCCTGCCTATGGTGGCGGTTTCTGGGTTGGCACTCCCATCCAGTATCCGATCGGTGGCATCAGTGCTTATATTCCCAGTGATGAACGTTACGACCCGAACCTGAAACCCCAGAACACCAAATCAACCGAATTCGGTATCGACCTGAAATTTTTCAACAACAGGTTTGGCGTTGATTACACTTTCTCGAAACAGAATGTAACTGATCAGATCTTCCCGGTGCCCCTCGCAGGTTCGACAGGAGCAAGTACACTCGTAATGAACGGCGGCGCTGTAACTACCGATGCGCATGAAATCGTTCTTTATGTCACTCCTATCAAAACCAAGGACTTCACCTGGGATATCAATCTTAACTATACCAAGCTCACCAACATGGTTGACGAACTCGCTCCGGGTGTAGAAAGCATCTTCCTCGGTGGTTTTGTAACTCCCCAGGTGCGTGCAGGTATCGGAAATACCTTCCCGGTTATTTACGGAACATCTTTTGTTCGTGACGATAATGGCAACATCGTTGTTGTTGATAACCCCGGCGCCTGGAATCACGGATTTCCCCAGGCAGGAGACCCCGATGTAATCGGAGAAGTATCCCCTGATTTCATCCTGAATGGTACAACAACACTGAGCTATAAATCATTATCACTGAGTACCGTATTCGAATGGAAACAAGGTGGTGAAATGTATTCAGGTTCAAACGGTCTGCTCGATCTCTATGGTATGTCGGCCGTTACCGAGGACAGGGAATCAACTTTTATCTATCCCGGTGTAAAACCTGATGGTACGCCCAACGATATTGTAAGGGGTGGTCCGAATGATCCGAGAGCCGTTGAGAATCTCTATGCAAACGTATTATCGAATGTAGATGAGTATTACATCCACGAAAATTCATTTGTAAAACTGCGCGAGGTTTCACTGAGGTATCGTCTCCCGAAGAACATCTACAAAACCGCAACTGCTGGTATTTCGCTGTACGCAAGAAACATCCTGATCTGGTCTGCCCTTCGCAACATTGATCCGGAAACTTCACAGGGTAACACCAATATGGGAGGATCCTTTGAAAGGTTCTCTCTGCCCCAGACCACCAGTTATGGCTTTACGATTGATGTAACGTTTTAA
- a CDS encoding SusD/RagB family nutrient-binding outer membrane lipoprotein: protein MRKIKNVLILGLLIITAFSCSEDVMDDINKNVNDPTDVASNLIITDVMTRTAFNITGSDLAFYAAVYIEHSVGVWNQSYNAEIRSGEPVSATTYNNSWDAMYRNLGDLKLIIAKCSEGGAEEGNYHTLGIAQALNAYTLAILTDVMGDVPWSEALQPGVVFTPQLDSQEAIYGEIMQMLDAAIENLQKETVFPSLGGQDFIYGGDAGSWLKFAYGLKARYTMRLSLRSPAYADVITFANQSFASADEECKYAYNAATTFSPFYRFFTDRDYFGASQSLADKLAARNDPREAIFWEAHPAAGDFVIAPNGSPDQVQGYYAISALSTPTAPTFLLSYHEIEFLKAEAYVRQNNLDAAKTALLNGITAAFQKVNVGLTAEEAETYYNDEVLPKFNANPLAEVMNQKYIAFFEEEAVEAYNDYRRLKAMGDNVITLANPLNNSQFPLRFTYGASDVTTNVNVRNAYGDGTYIYSENVWWAGGSR, encoded by the coding sequence ATGAGAAAGATAAAAAATGTCCTGATTCTCGGACTTCTCATCATTACAGCATTTTCTTGTTCAGAAGATGTCATGGATGATATCAACAAAAATGTGAATGACCCAACCGATGTTGCATCAAATCTGATTATTACAGATGTTATGACAAGAACTGCTTTCAACATTACCGGAAGTGATCTTGCATTTTATGCAGCGGTTTACATTGAGCATAGCGTCGGGGTCTGGAATCAGAGCTACAACGCTGAAATCAGGTCGGGTGAACCGGTAAGTGCCACCACCTACAACAACTCCTGGGATGCAATGTACAGAAATCTTGGCGACCTTAAGCTGATCATTGCAAAATGTTCAGAAGGCGGAGCTGAGGAAGGCAATTACCATACCCTGGGTATTGCTCAGGCGTTAAATGCTTACACACTTGCCATACTCACTGATGTGATGGGCGATGTACCCTGGTCCGAAGCACTTCAGCCCGGAGTAGTTTTCACTCCTCAACTTGACAGCCAGGAAGCAATTTACGGCGAAATCATGCAGATGCTGGATGCAGCCATTGAAAACCTGCAGAAGGAAACCGTTTTCCCTTCATTGGGCGGTCAGGACTTCATTTATGGCGGAGACGCCGGTAGCTGGCTGAAATTTGCCTATGGCCTGAAAGCGCGCTATACCATGCGTTTATCACTCAGAAGCCCTGCATATGCTGATGTAATCACTTTTGCAAACCAATCATTCGCCTCGGCTGATGAGGAATGTAAATATGCTTACAATGCTGCTACAACCTTCAGTCCTTTCTACCGCTTCTTTACCGATCGTGACTATTTTGGAGCAAGCCAGAGTTTGGCTGATAAGCTCGCTGCCAGAAACGATCCCAGGGAAGCCATCTTCTGGGAAGCTCATCCTGCAGCAGGTGATTTTGTAATCGCACCCAATGGCAGCCCGGATCAGGTTCAGGGTTACTATGCAATTTCAGCACTTTCGACACCCACCGCTCCGACCTTCCTGCTGAGCTATCATGAGATTGAATTCCTGAAAGCTGAAGCTTATGTAAGGCAGAATAACCTTGATGCTGCCAAAACAGCGCTCCTCAACGGGATTACAGCCGCCTTCCAGAAAGTCAATGTTGGGTTAACCGCAGAAGAAGCTGAAACCTACTATAATGACGAAGTTCTTCCGAAATTCAACGCGAATCCCCTGGCAGAAGTGATGAATCAGAAATATATCGCGTTCTTTGAAGAAGAAGCCGTTGAAGCTTACAACGATTATCGCCGCCTCAAGGCAATGGGTGACAATGTGATTACACTTGCCAACCCATTGAACAACAGCCAGTTTCCTCTTCGCTTCACCTACGGCGCCAGTGATGTTACCACGAACGTGAATGTTCGTAATGCATACGGCGACGGAACATACATTTACTCTGAGAACGTATGGTGGGCAGGTGGTTCACGCTAA
- a CDS encoding MATE family efflux transporter, with translation MLKQLLLLMQSEKQTGSRFRQKLREYSTLIRESLAGSEQDYTSLRLGEAIFLLAVPMVLEMVMESVFAIADIFFVSRLGADAVAAVGLTESMMTLVYALAVGFSAGTTAIVSRRIGEKHPGEASRAAAQAILAGVFVAVILALPGIFYSYELLRLMGATHELAAANHGYTRIMFAGNVVIVLLFVINAAFRSAGDAAISMRVLLVANGINIVLDPLLIFGWGPVPALGIEGAAIATNIGRGLAVAFQFYILFKGNKRIKLSPAHFIPDFGIIASLVKLSIGGILQNIIATASWIVMVRIVSAFGSAAVAGYTIAIRIIIFALLPSWGLSNAAATLVGQNLGAGRPDRASRAAWITGFANMGLLGIVSLVFIIFPGHFIRLFIEDPAVIDLGVSCLRIVSAGFLFYAMGMVMVQSLNGAGDTYTPTLLNFICFWLIEIPLSWYLAMKMGLESKGVFYAIVIAESTLTLLGMYVFSKGRWKLKKV, from the coding sequence ATGCTTAAACAACTACTTTTACTTATGCAATCGGAAAAACAAACAGGTTCACGGTTCAGGCAGAAGCTGAGGGAATACAGCACGCTGATCCGTGAATCGCTTGCCGGCAGCGAACAGGATTATACCAGTCTGCGGTTGGGTGAAGCCATTTTTTTACTGGCCGTACCCATGGTGCTCGAAATGGTGATGGAATCCGTTTTCGCCATTGCCGATATCTTTTTTGTGTCAAGGCTGGGCGCCGATGCAGTGGCGGCCGTTGGCCTCACAGAATCCATGATGACATTGGTTTACGCGCTTGCCGTAGGTTTCAGCGCCGGAACCACCGCGATCGTTTCAAGGCGTATCGGTGAAAAACATCCGGGCGAAGCATCGCGCGCGGCAGCACAGGCCATACTGGCAGGGGTGTTTGTTGCAGTTATCCTGGCGCTTCCGGGCATTTTTTACTCGTATGAACTGCTCCGCCTGATGGGGGCAACACATGAACTGGCAGCCGCCAATCATGGTTATACCCGAATCATGTTTGCCGGCAACGTGGTCATCGTGTTGCTTTTTGTCATCAATGCCGCTTTCCGCAGCGCGGGGGATGCCGCCATTTCGATGCGCGTTTTGCTCGTGGCCAACGGAATAAATATTGTTCTGGACCCATTACTGATCTTTGGCTGGGGGCCTGTTCCTGCCCTTGGTATTGAGGGAGCTGCCATAGCCACCAATATCGGAAGGGGATTGGCGGTCGCGTTTCAGTTCTATATTCTTTTTAAAGGAAACAAAAGAATAAAACTTAGCCCGGCCCATTTTATCCCTGATTTCGGAATTATCGCATCACTTGTAAAATTATCCATCGGCGGCATATTGCAGAACATTATAGCAACCGCCAGCTGGATCGTAATGGTGAGAATCGTATCCGCATTCGGAAGCGCGGCAGTGGCCGGCTATACCATCGCCATCAGGATCATCATATTTGCCCTTTTGCCTTCGTGGGGACTGAGCAATGCGGCAGCCACCCTGGTCGGGCAGAATCTCGGCGCCGGCCGCCCCGACAGGGCAAGCCGGGCAGCCTGGATCACCGGATTCGCCAATATGGGCCTGCTGGGCATAGTGTCGCTTGTTTTTATTATTTTCCCGGGGCATTTTATCCGGCTGTTTATTGAAGATCCTGCTGTTATTGATCTGGGCGTCAGTTGCCTGAGGATTGTCAGCGCAGGCTTTCTCTTTTATGCCATGGGGATGGTCATGGTTCAGTCGCTGAACGGCGCCGGCGACACATACACCCCTACCCTGCTTAACTTTATCTGCTTCTGGCTGATAGAAATTCCGCTTTCATGGTATCTGGCCATGAAAATGGGACTTGAAAGCAAGGGGGTGTTTTATGCCATTGTAATCGCTGAAAGTACGCTGACCCTGCTGGGGATGTATGTTTTCAGCAAAGGGAGGTGGAAGCTGAAAAAGGTGTAG
- the rocD gene encoding ornithine--oxo-acid transaminase produces the protein MNEVLSSEKLMQLEDKYGAHNYHPLPVVLAKGQGARVWDVEGNEYYDFLSAYSAVNQGHCHPRIIKALTDQASKMTLTSRAFFNDSLGVYEKFVTEYFGYDKVLPMNTGAEADETALKLCRKWAYKKKGIAENQAKIVVCDGNFHGRTITIVSMSTDPDSYGGFGPFTPGFIKIPYNDLNALAEVLKDENVAGFLVEPIQGEAGVFVPDEGYLAKAAAMCKEKNVLFIADEVQTGIARTGKLLACDHENVRPDILILGKALSGGVYPVSAVLADDEIMLCIKPGEHGSTFGGNPVAAQVAMEALKVVTDEKLAERAEYLGNIFREELKAVKSEMIALVRGKGLLNAVVIRPKNGKEAWDVCVKMKENGVLAKPTHGDIIRFAPPLVITEEELREAIERIKKSILFFE, from the coding sequence ATGAATGAAGTTTTGTCATCTGAAAAACTGATGCAACTGGAAGACAAGTACGGTGCACACAATTATCATCCGTTGCCGGTAGTACTGGCTAAAGGACAGGGCGCCCGCGTATGGGATGTTGAAGGAAATGAGTATTATGATTTTCTTTCGGCTTATTCAGCCGTGAATCAGGGACATTGTCATCCCCGGATTATCAAGGCATTGACCGATCAGGCTTCAAAAATGACCCTGACTTCAAGGGCTTTTTTCAATGATTCGCTGGGCGTTTATGAGAAGTTTGTGACTGAATATTTTGGTTACGACAAGGTATTGCCCATGAACACCGGTGCTGAGGCAGACGAGACTGCCCTGAAACTTTGCCGCAAATGGGCTTACAAGAAAAAAGGGATTGCAGAAAACCAGGCAAAGATTGTTGTCTGCGATGGTAATTTCCACGGAAGGACCATTACCATTGTTTCCATGTCAACCGATCCCGACTCGTACGGCGGATTTGGTCCGTTTACCCCGGGTTTCATAAAAATACCCTATAATGACCTGAATGCACTGGCCGAAGTACTGAAAGATGAAAATGTTGCCGGATTCCTGGTTGAACCCATTCAGGGCGAAGCCGGCGTATTTGTACCGGATGAAGGCTACCTGGCAAAAGCTGCAGCCATGTGTAAGGAGAAAAATGTGCTCTTTATCGCTGATGAGGTTCAGACGGGTATTGCCCGCACCGGCAAGCTGCTTGCCTGCGACCACGAGAATGTCCGTCCCGATATCCTTATTCTTGGTAAAGCACTTTCAGGAGGCGTTTATCCGGTTTCTGCGGTGCTGGCCGACGATGAAATTATGCTTTGCATCAAGCCAGGCGAACATGGTTCAACCTTCGGTGGAAACCCCGTAGCCGCACAGGTAGCCATGGAAGCCCTCAAGGTTGTCACCGACGAGAAACTTGCAGAACGTGCCGAGTACCTCGGAAATATTTTCCGCGAAGAACTGAAAGCGGTTAAATCGGAAATGATTGCCCTGGTGCGTGGTAAAGGATTGCTCAATGCTGTAGTTATCAGGCCCAAAAATGGCAAGGAAGCATGGGATGTCTGCGTTAAGATGAAGGAGAACGGTGTACTGGCCAAACCCACCCACGGCGACATCATCCGCTTTGCGCCCCCGCTGGTTATCACCGAGGAAGAACTGCGCGAAGCCATTGAAAGAATCAAAAAGTCAATCTTATTCTTTGAGTAA